One genomic window of bacterium includes the following:
- a CDS encoding tetratricopeptide repeat protein — MATKTGTTVRLKDIRFDEVSYPHHQNIIQVELMRKIRFPVVCLIFAMFNFGGGCRDAIQSNTTDILRLQKEAKQGNAGAQLNLGFAYSVGRGVEKNPKEAVKWIRKSADQGNADAQCNLGAAYACGDGVERDLAEAVKWFRKAAEQGNAVAQCNLSTAYAFGDGVEKNPKEAVKWIRKSADQGNADAQCNLGFAYSVGRGVEKNQKEATKWFLKAADQGNADAQCNLGAAYFHGIGIIKDVQAAYGWFLLATAGGNKEASLMVAFIAKNASPSERKAAQDWCKHWTPTKAP, encoded by the coding sequence ATGGCTACGAAGACCGGCACAACCGTCAGGCTAAAGGACATTCGATTCGACGAAGTCAGTTATCCCCATCATCAGAATATTATTCAGGTAGAACTTATGCGAAAAATTAGATTTCCAGTTGTTTGTTTAATTTTCGCAATGTTTAATTTTGGAGGTGGTTGCCGTGATGCGATACAGTCAAATACGACAGATATTCTGAGACTACAAAAGGAGGCCAAGCAAGGAAATGCTGGCGCACAACTTAATCTTGGCTTTGCATATTCTGTCGGTAGAGGCGTCGAGAAGAATCCAAAAGAGGCTGTGAAATGGATTCGTAAATCAGCTGATCAAGGGAACGCTGATGCGCAATGCAATCTTGGCGCTGCATATGCTTGTGGTGATGGAGTCGAACGAGATCTCGCAGAAGCGGTAAAGTGGTTCCGCAAGGCAGCAGAACAGGGGAATGCCGTTGCCCAATGTAATTTAAGTACCGCATATGCTTTTGGTGACGGCGTCGAGAAGAATCCAAAAGAGGCTGTGAAATGGATTCGTAAATCAGCTGATCAAGGGAACGCTGATGCGCAATGCAATCTTGGTTTCGCGTATTCTGTCGGCAGAGGCGTTGAAAAAAACCAAAAAGAGGCCACAAAGTGGTTCCTAAAGGCTGCTGATCAAGGGAACGCTGACGCACAATGTAATCTTGGTGCCGCATATTTCCATGGTATAGGAATTATTAAGGATGTACAGGCGGCGTATGGATGGTTCCTTTTGGCGACTGCTGGAGGGAACAAGGAAGCATCGTTAATGGTGGCTTTTATTGCGAAAAATGCCTCCCCATCAGAGCGAAAGGCGGCACAGGACTGGTGTAAACATTGGACACCCACCAAGGCACCTTGA